The genome window catattgatatttaaatgattaggctacacttgtctttaatatcatcacatttgtggtgtgtaaatctaattgagtgcctgtcactttaagaggaacgtgaacgcaattagctttcagtctcatggttttaggctagtgaaaaatagttttgcaagtgcaaggatatgtggattcaattaatcatgtttgctatgtcattagataaaataaatgttcaaagaattgttttctgggatgagatcatagaagagataagtgtctcgcaatgttcatttctatgagtatggaaatgcaacagtttatcttttatttatttgcattgtgcaggctacattcacaaatacattagcctacataaacagaatataggaacaggtTAAATGTCTcagatccattgtttattgtgACTGCAAGATTGATAGGCTAGCCCAATTAGCCTAACAGTCATGGTGACTTCTATTCTGTGCCTATATGCGACTGTCCGTGCGGCACACCCTTAGcctattcaacatgactcctaactttggttagaagattacagaagctaggtttagctgtgacaataccctgggtaatatcctaacagctaatgctattttacacagtaaaatccgcatttgaaagcctggtcaccagttgccagtttgtatggctagttATTTTGCCTAGACTGAATAAGAGaattccccctccccctctgtttttcagcaaatcatatgacgtttcttgtagcctaatgttgtgctggctgtcggaatgatcagcagcacaaatgagttcgctaaaatattggtggggacaattttgtcatcttaaaattttgattaggactagtccttagcatCCCACCCTAAACCTACGCCCAtgcattgttcctatgttaattctcataaataaagtatttgtacacacagttataaatagtttgttcatagtaaataagcctatatctaaaatatgtttatgaattattgttaatacttaataaattgtgcaatatacacatgcactaatgattagttagggtgaggatacatattttataaaccacttcctaatactataaatcatgattaactcaggggttacaagtggttagttaatgatattttgtgagcttatctaaagtgaggactttctatgccttgcaacacattttcaaatgagttgtaaagattacattcacattcattcatttagcagacaagcgacgTACACATGTCAAGCCCCCAACTACtacatgctagtccagctccttatccactacactaccttggcccagatagaaacccctacaactatgcaagagtttctgttttcttctactacacactgttattaaacatatgtaaactattattaaatgctgtattcttcatttgtaaagtattattcctacattaattctcatctgtaaatcatgtttacacacagttaaaaatggtttaTTTTTAGTAAACACGCATGtctattttatatttttgaattgactgttgtaactgggcagaggtagtgtagtggatagggagccgggttaacatgcagtaacccataaagttgggggttcaaaccccggcgtccaccaatgtggccttgccctttaatttcattgacatgtgtaagtcgctttgggtgaaagtgtcggctaaatgaataaatgcaagtgtaaactttataattcatttgtaaatgtgttgctattaattatagtattaggaagtggtttataaaatatgtattctcaccctaactaatcattagtgcatgtgtactgttaaataatggaaatattacttaatcaaaaacatattattgcatcatttattaagtattaacaataatgtataaacatatttaagatataggcttatttactatgaacaaactatttataactgtgtgaacaaatgctttactgatgataaattataaattactaatgatgaacaaaccattaactaataagtaacaaaggcttaataaatgatgaattgtgtgtagttattataaagtgttacccacgTGTATATAAtaatgtgtaagagagagagagagagaacatgtggTCAGAAAGGACAGAAAAAGACATTtagcgcagagagagagagaaggagagaaatggagagaacatGTGGTCAGAAAGGACAGAAAAAGACATTtagcgcagagagagagaaggagagaaatggagagaacatGTGGTCAGAAAGGACAGAAAAAGACATTGAGTggagaggggaagaaaaaaagactGATGACAGGAAGAgatggaaaaagagaaaaaagagagatggggggatgagagagtgtgggagggagagagagagagagagagagagagagagagagggagggagggagagagagagagaaaggggagatggggggatgagagagtgtgggagggagggagagagagagagagagagaggagatgggggaTGAGAgactgtgggagagagagagagagagagaaagggagggagagagagagagagagagagagagagagagagagagaggggagatggggggatgagagagtgtgggagagagagagagatggggggatgggagagagagagagagaggagatgggggggagagagagagggggggggagagagagagagagagagagagatgggggggttgggggagagagagagagagagggagagagagagaggggggggggatgagagagagtgtgggagagagagagatggggggatgggagagagagagagaggggagatggggggatgagagagagagagagagatgggggggttgggggagagagagagagagagggagagagagagagggggggggatgagagagagagagggagagagagaggggagatgggggggggggggggggagaggggagatgggggggttgggggactCTGGGGGTAAACGTGGAGGCCCCAGTGGCCTGTGATTAATGATCCTCTTGATCGCTTGAGTTCCCCAGTGGacacttagtgtgtgtgtgtgtgtgtgtgtgtgtgtgtgtgtgtccagtgtgtgtgcacgcgtgcatgtttgtgtgtctgtgtgtgtgcgtgggtgtgtatgtgtgtgagcgtgggtgcatacgtgtgtgtatgtgtgcgtgagtgcgtgcatgggtgtgtgtgtgtgtgtgtgtgtgtgtgtggaatcttTCTTTGGGTTCCACACTCAAGTAGCCCTTTGTGAGCCGTCCCCCTAGCGACAGACATATGCATGATGGGTAACCATGGGCTCCCCAAGGCTCTGCAGATCAAAGGACTACgcagatatacacacatgtatgaacacacacacacacacacacacacacagctgttctgTTACCATGGCCCCTTGCACGGAAACCCATGATCTCATTTCTCTGCTGAAGactcaggatgtgtgtgtgtgtgtgggtgggtgggattgggggggtgtccagtgtgtgtgtgtgtgtgtgtgtgtgtgtgtgtgtgtatgtgagcgtggatgggtgtatgtgtgtgtgtgtccagtgtgtgtgtgtgtgagtgtgtgcatgtgtgtgtgtgtgtgtgtgtgtgtgtgttggaggaatGTGAAATACAGTCATGCCTGTAAACGGAGGCTCTGTGGAAGATTCCTAACtctctgggacacacacacacacacacacacaagcagctgTCTGCAAAGAGGGGCTCTGTGGAAGGATCCTCACTTCACTCTCTGGGGTTCacactcaatacacacacacacatactaacacacacacacacaccagggttgtgcacaattcaaattgcaattctgcttcctgtttgctacctctaTTGAAATgtaagtgaaattcaagaattgaattggaatttaagagccagtttcaattcaattctggaattttgcacaagcctgacacacacacacactcactacacacacacacacacacacacacataacacactcacacacactcactacacacacacacacacataacacacacacacacactcactacacacacacacacacacacacacacacacacacacacacactcactacacacacgcacacacacacacacacacacacacacacactggggcacCACAGAGGGATCACACAGATCAGAGTTCCAAATGAGAATGACCAGAGCTCAGAGTTCCAAATGAGAATGACCAGAGAGTTCCAAATGAGAATGACCACAGCTCAGAGTTCCAAATGAGAATGACCAGAGTTTCTAGGTAACACAGACTCCCTCATCAAATGTCTGCCACAGAAAACTCCAGAACTACAGATTAGAGGTGGGATcaaaacacactacacacactctcatgcagaaaaaacactacacacacacacaacactcactgcacacacacacacgcaaacactcactacacacactctcatgcaaAATGCAccgtgggggcgccaaagcgatggtaaaaaaataaaataatatatttggtattttctatatgtagctactgctgtgcgtttctaaatcatttcagcATTCTCTCAATGgtctataacattttagaggactaacagggtagagtaggcgccctatctcataagattccatcatagaattttgacatagaagagggagtgggggcgccgtgagcgctgggcgagcagataggcctacgagtagAGTTGCTGTctgtggaaaaagatggatacagcaaaaaagctgttggcggctaaaaataaaaaaagaaagagggaaaaggagatggcatgtccAGGGATGCGACAGCAGTTAAAggcaaaaggtgaaaggcaacaggtaggatttaaagtgatgacgtctgtacttggaggcttgcaaatatgaatgttaacagactaactagcgtttgttaggcatatgccgattgaaacatagcctaggctattccatttagatagctaggtggctaccatgctcatactgcacttttaatggcaaacaaaaatgtcacgctagcaacaactcattacatgtttccatatcccAACAATGcaggctccttgtaataacttaatattgtgctgtcaatgtggcgcaaacaaacaaggctagagtaggcctatcaaccttatcctttgtgagcaatagctggcaaaagaacgtgtaaattattggccttttgttttgctttagttgGGTTTTTTTGGGGGGCAGGGCGCtaatattgttgttgcatactcCTCAAAAAAAGGGTAGCTgcggccctgcacacacacacacaaccaacgaGCTGTCACATGTCCAATTTCCAGACGTTCATTTCCAGCTCTGTGATTGTTCAAGGACTTCTGTGTTATGCTGACCCAGCTGAAATCCATCTACTATGCTGACACAACAGAAATCCATCCTCTATGCTGACACAGCAGAAATCCATCCACTATGCTGACTCAGCTGAAATCCATCCTCTATGCTGACTCAGCAGAACCCGACCTCCATGCTGACTCAGCATTGTGTGCATACTCAAAGACATAAAGTACGGACAAAGCATAGTGTGTACTAGCCATAGAACATACTCAAAGACATAAAGTACGGACAAAGCATAGTGTGTACTAGCCATAGAACATACTCAAAGACATAAAGTACGGACAAAGCATAGTGTGCACTAGCCATAGAACATACTCAAAGACATAAAGTACGGACAACGCATAGTGTGTACTAGCTATAGAGCATACTCAAAGCATAGTGTGTACTTGAAAAGATTATAGAGTCACCTATGTCCGCCCATCCCATATTTCCACCCCTTCACGTCTATGCtcatattcatttctatacaaactcgGATggcagattcctaaagaaacttAAGCTCCCACGCCGAACCAGTTTCCAAAAAGAgcaccgaagccatgacgtagaaTTATCTTAGTACCGTAACATGACATAGAATTATCTTAGTACCGAAACATGACGTAGAATTATCTACATCATAGTACCGAAACATGACATAGAATTATCTTAGTACCGAAACATGACGTAGAATTATCTTAGTACCGTAACATGACATAGAATTATCTTAGTACCAAAACATGACGTAGAATTATCTACATCATAGTACCGAAACATGACATAGAATTATCTTAGTACCGAAACATGACGTAGAATTTTCTACATCATAGTACCGAAATCATGACGTAGAATTATCTTAGCACCGAAGCCATGACATAGACTTATCTTGGTACCGAAAACATGACGTAGAATTATCTTAGTACCGAAATCATGATGTAGAATTATCTTAGTACTGAAATCATGATGTAGAATTATCTTAGCACCGAAGCCATGATGTAGAATTATCTTAGTACCGATAAGGACCATGCACAGTGACTAGAGGTGCTGTAAACAGTGCTGTAGCACTCTCCTGAATGGCCTGTAGGGGGTGCTCTCTCCTATAGACTACAGCCCAGCCTAGAGACGCTGTATTGGCCTGTCTACAGCCCAGCCAAGAGACGCTGTATTGGCCTGCCTACAGCCCAGCCTAGAGAAACTGTATTGGCCTATCTACAGCCCAGCCTAGAGACGCTTTATTGGCGCTAGAGACGCTTTATTGTAGGTGGCGCTCTCTCCTTTAGACTACAGCCCAGCCTAGAGACGCTTTATTGGCCTGTAGGTGGCGCTCTCTGCTTTAGACTACAGCCCAGCCAAGAGATGCTTTATTGGCCTGCCTACAGCCCAGCCTAGAGACGCTTTATTGGCCTGCCTACAGCCCAGCCTAGAGACGCTTTATTGACCTGTCTACAGCCCAGCCTAGAGACGCTTTGCCTGAATGGCCTGAGTGTGTTGACctgtagggtgtgtgtttgtgtgttggtgtgtgctggcctgcagggtgtgtgttggtgtgtgtagggtgtgtgttggtgtgtaaggtgtgtgttggtgtgtagggtgtgtgttggtcagtagggtgtgtgttggtgtgtgtagggtgtgttggcctgtagggtgtgtgtaggatgtgtagggtgtgtgttggtgtgtgttggtcagtagggtgtgtgttggtctgtagggtttgtgtagggtgtgtgttggtgtgtgttggtgtgtgttggcctgtagggtgtgtgtagggtgtgtgttggtgtgtgtagggtgtgtgttggtgtgtgttggtcagtagggtgtgtgttggtctgtagggtttgtgtagggtgtgtgttggtgtgtgttggtgtgtgttggcctgtagggtgtgtgtagggtgtgtgttggtgtgtgttggtatgtgtagggtgtgtgtagggtgtgtgttggcctgtagggtgtgtgttggcctgcagggggtgtgtgttggtgtgtgttggcccgcagggtgtgtgtagggtgtgtgttggcctgcagggggtgtgtgttggtctgtagggtgtgtgtatggtgtgtgttggcctgcagggtgtgtgtgttggtgtgtgtagggtgtgtgtgtagggtgtgtgtagggtgtgtgttggtgtgtgttggtatgtgtagggtgtgtgtagggtgtgtgttggCCTGTAGGGTGTGTGTTGGCCTGCAGAGGGTGTGTGTTGGCCCGcagggtgtgtgtagggtgtgtgtatggtgtgtgttggcctgcagggtgtgtgtgttggtgtgtgtacggtgtgtgtgtagggtgtgtgtagggtgcgTGTTGGCCTGCAGGGGGCGCTCTCACCTCGGCTGGTGCAGTCCAGCAGGGGTCGGGGGACGAGGTAGGTGTGGCAGAGGCTGGTGGCGTCCTGCGGTTTCCTGATGGCCGGCGGGTGGGGGGCGTGGCCTGGTGGAGTGGGCGGGGCGTTGGGGTCAGCAGGGGGCGGGGCCTCACACAGGAGGTCGGCCTTCAGCTTCTTCAGCTTGTGTCCACGCAGTTGTTCCGGCTCCTCGCACTTGGCGAAGTTCCCCAGCTGGCGGTTGGACGGCACCTGCAgcgtgcgcaccagactgtccAGCTGGCAGTCGCAGGCCCAGGGGTTGCTATAGAGACGCAGGTATCGCAGGCGTGGCAGGGCGGTCAGCGGCTCCTCGCTGAGCGAGCGCAGGCGGTTGTTCTGCAGGAGCAGCGAGTGCAGCTGGTCCAGTCCGGCGAAGGCGCCGTCCTCCACGCGCGAGATCCAGTTCTGCTGCAGGTCCAGGCTGCGCAGCTGCTTCAGGTGCGCGAACGTTCCGTCCCGGAGCACCTGCAGACGGTTGCGGGCCAGCAGCAGGTGCTGTGTGTCCTCGGGCCAGCCCGGCGGTATGGAGGTCAGCCCACGGTCCTGGCAGTCCAGGTATGTCTCACCCGCCTCCACGTACTGCTTGCACTCCTCAGCCAATCGCTTTACAGCACCTGCTCGGCCACGCCCCCTCACCAAGCCCCgcctcccaccaccacccctcctcctctccgctccaCCCACAACCAGCAGGACCAGCAGAACCACAAGAACCCGGAAGAACCCCATCTCACATCCACAGCCCCCGCAGGAGAACCAGCGGAACCCTGAACAACTCTATGGTACCTCAGCACACAGGATCCCTGGAGAACTCTATGGTACCGCTGCACACAGGATCCTTGGAGAACTCTATGGTACCGCTGCACACAGGATCCTTGGAGAACTCTATGGTACCGCTGCACACAGGATCCCTGGAGAACTCTATGGTACCGCTGCACACAAGATCCCTGGAGAACTCTATGGTACCGCTGCACACAGGATCCCTGGAGAACTCTATTGTGCTTCctggaaaaagagagatagagaaggagggagagagagagaaagagagatagaaagagaggtcAGTGCCTGTTCTCAAACACGAATATCCATCGTCTATCAAATGTGGGTGACCACCAGGAAGCTATCGTCCCCAAGGCCACTGGTCAACAAGAAACCAGGAATCCATCGTCTCCAAGGttcgtcctctcctctcctctcctctctcctcctctcctctcttcttctcctctcttctccgtctctcctcctctcctcctctcctcttctctcctctcctctcctcctctcctctcctctcctcttctcttttcctctcttcctctcctctcctcttctctcctcctctcttcctctcctcctctcctctcctctcctctactctctcctctcctctcctcttttgacCCCCAGGGTGCATCTGTGTGTTCTGACATCATCAAAGTCCAGGAAGTTTACACACACCAGACCTTCCATTAAACAGATGGACCATaattatatgcacacacacacgcacacacacacacacacacacacacaatcagtcatcatcaacaacaggaacacacattacacacacataaacaaatgcacagataaacaacacacacacacaaacatacacaaaatatGCATACATTCTCActgacacactgtcacacacacacacaaccccatgaccaaacacacacacacacaactaacctGTCCATcatacaccttcacacacacacacacacacctgcatgtgtgtgtgtgtgtgtgtcacaaatgctaaaaaaaaagtataagtatatatactcttttgagggaaatttggtctctgcatttatcccaatccgtgaattagtgaaacacactcagcacacagtgaggtgaagcacacactaatcccggcgcagtgagctgcctgcatcaacggcggcgcttggggagcagtgagaggttaggtgccttgctcaagggcacttcagccattcctactggtcggggctcgaaccggcaaccctccggttacaagtccgaagtgctaaccagtaggccacggctgcccatgtaACCTGTTCCATGGGAGATGTTTAGCATTTGTGACATTCTTTCTCAGGCGATTGGGCCCACAGTACGTGCTGTTAAGATAGAGGGGGCTCTGAGATGAGATGCCAGCTTCACTAAGGAGGTTGTGCTGGTAAGATAGAGGGGCTCTGAGATGAGATGCTTCACTAAggaggtccacacacacacacacacacacacacacacacactctgagatgCTTCACTAAGGAGGTTGTGCTGGTTTGTTTAGATAGAGGGGCTCTGAGATGAGATGCCAGCTTCACTAAGGAGGTTGGCGACGCCTTCATGTGTGTTAGGTCAAAGTTTGGGTAAATGTCACTGGTGTCGGTTGTTAAGGGATACATCCTTGTGTACAATGTTGGACGAGTTTGGGTGATGTGGTCAGTGGATATGTGACCAGCCACAAGGGGAGATGTTGAGTCCTGCACAAAGTCTTTTCTCTGCGTCTTCAGCCGCACTTGGTAGTGACACGGCGTACCGTGAATAAAGCTCTCTGAgatttcacacagacacagtgacacacacacacacacacggtgtagGTCTCCGGTACCGTGAATAAAGCTCTCTGAgatttcacacagacacagtgacacacacacacacacacggtgtagGTCTCCGGTACCGTGAATAAAGCTCTCTGAGATTTATGACTGACTGCTGACTCTGCCTGAGAAATGTTTTGAACAATCCAGAATTTTAGCACCAGACCTGTTccatcacactacacacacacacacacacacacacacctaacgtGTTCCATCataatcttacacacacacaaacatacacaaaatatgcatactgtatatatactcactgacaca of Alosa sapidissima isolate fAloSap1 chromosome 1, fAloSap1.pri, whole genome shotgun sequence contains these proteins:
- the lrrc17 gene encoding leucine-rich repeat-containing protein 17, with the protein product MGFFRVLVVLLVLLVVGGAERRRGGGGRRGLVRGRGRAGAVKRLAEECKQYVEAGETYLDCQDRGLTSIPPGWPEDTQHLLLARNRLQVLRDGTFAHLKQLRSLDLQQNWISRVEDGAFAGLDQLHSLLLQNNRLRSLSEEPLTALPRLRYLRLYSNPWACDCQLDSLVRTLQVPSNRQLGNFAKCEEPEQLRGHKLKKLKADLLCEAPPPADPNAPPTPPGHAPHPPAIRKPQDATSLCHTYLVPRPLLDCTSRDLKYVPADIPPDIVNMDMSTNSIQRLRPRDFATAKDLKTLNLSSNSLESIDTAAFAGLLYLRELDLSNNSLQFFQYGVLEDLYFLKRLSLGGNPWRCDYSIHYLVYWLKHHPGVAHSGLVCSEPQEYLGWPVEDYVKTYNADCPKDRQVGGGNAELDKDAANQDTAQELKAETDEEAVGVLPSPLRMRKTFEIIRLS